CGCCTCGCCTGCAGAGAACAAATGCATTAACGTGTATTGAATCCCCAAACAAATAAACACTAGCTGGTTAAAAGAAACTTTGCTCACCCTCATAGCGTATCTCCTTTTAATTTAAGTGAACTGCCATAAAAGATAACGCTTACATTATATCGATAATTACAGTAATCCTCTGTGACTTTCAGTACTCTTGCGAATCTACGCATGAATATCTCTTTTTCCAAACGAAATATAGGTGACAGACAAACTGATAGCTATGATAATCACAGGGATCAGCAACACTTCCATAAAATCCTTTGCTCCGGTCAAGACTATATGTTGTGAGTTAACGACGTAGATTCCAGAAAACTTCATAACCTGCGTCGTTAAAGCATGGTCTGAAACCGCCCTTAGCCATGTTGAGGAAGCATCACGGAAATAACCGGATATCATGAAGTCTCCGAATATAATTAGAAAGGTTGCAACTACCGCAGAGGCTGTTCTTTTAATAATAAGGCCCACCATAATAATTAGAGTGGCATAAGCTGATAAATAAAGGATATTTAATCCCAGTACACGAGAAACCTGAATCAAGTCAGCATTTAAATTCCGATTACCGATGTCATTCCCAATTATCAAGGCAGCTATCATATACGTGAGATAAAATACTCCTGTAAATTGCAACATCCACCATACTATAATTTTTAAGGCAGAAAGATATTTCCCTGTGATGTAAATAAATCTACTTTGTCCTGAAGCAAGGATAACTTTGATAGACCCATATTCAAATCCTTCGGTTGAAAAAAAACATATGTATATTGGAATAATAAAATAAAAAAATATGGATAAAGGCATTACAATCGTTAAGGGTTCCGCGAGATTAGCGACTTCAAAACCACCTTTACTGCCAATCCAGAACGCTAATACCAGACTCGCTATAAGAAACAGCAGAGATATCCCCTTAAACATGGTATCCCTTTTTATAAAGTAAGACTCAGCTCTCAGTAAATTCCTCATCGCTCATTCTCCTATCAGATCCATGTAATAGTGCTCAAGATTCGCAGTAGACAGGCTGATTCCTTCAAGCGGGATACCCTCTCTAATTAACGTTGACATTAACTGTTCAAGATCGATCAAATCCTTGGGAATCAATATTTCTCCGGAAG
This Paenibacillus sp. FSL R5-0345 DNA region includes the following protein-coding sequences:
- a CDS encoding ABC transporter permease; translated protein: MRNLLRAESYFIKRDTMFKGISLLFLIASLVLAFWIGSKGGFEVANLAEPLTIVMPLSIFFYFIIPIYICFFSTEGFEYGSIKVILASGQSRFIYITGKYLSALKIIVWWMLQFTGVFYLTYMIAALIIGNDIGNRNLNADLIQVSRVLGLNILYLSAYATLIIMVGLIIKRTASAVVATFLIIFGDFMISGYFRDASSTWLRAVSDHALTTQVMKFSGIYVVNSQHIVLTGAKDFMEVLLIPVIIIAISLSVTYISFGKRDIHA